One segment of Nocardioides sp. QY071 DNA contains the following:
- a CDS encoding SDR family NAD(P)-dependent oxidoreductase produces MSMIQFEGRSVIVTGAGGGLGREYALLLARHGARVLVNDLGGSVNGEGGSTSMADAVVQEIKDAGGEAVACYDSVATAEGGRAIVDAAMDAFGGVGSVIHNAGILRDRSLASMSPEEVDAVLDVHLRGGFNVTIPAFARMKEAGYGRLVMTSSSSGLLGNFGQANYGAAKTGLVGLTHVAALEGARHGILANVIAPGARTRMTEGLLGAEMDELLAPNQVAAMAVYLASPQCSQTHEIYSAGGGRFARYVVGVNEGWFASDRPASPDDVLENLAQIRDLDTLQVLDSGADEMAVLHRLAVTAGALPVRA; encoded by the coding sequence ATGAGCATGATTCAGTTCGAAGGCCGATCGGTCATCGTCACGGGCGCTGGCGGCGGGCTCGGGCGCGAGTACGCCCTGCTGCTCGCCCGACACGGAGCCCGCGTCCTCGTCAACGACCTGGGCGGCAGCGTCAACGGTGAGGGCGGAAGCACGAGCATGGCCGACGCCGTCGTCCAGGAGATCAAGGACGCCGGCGGCGAGGCGGTCGCCTGTTACGACAGCGTGGCCACTGCTGAGGGTGGGCGGGCGATCGTCGACGCGGCAATGGACGCGTTCGGCGGCGTCGGCTCCGTGATCCACAACGCCGGCATCCTGCGCGACCGCTCCCTGGCCAGCATGTCGCCCGAGGAGGTGGACGCGGTGCTCGACGTCCATCTGCGCGGCGGCTTCAACGTGACGATCCCCGCGTTCGCGCGGATGAAGGAAGCCGGCTACGGGCGTCTCGTGATGACGTCGTCTTCGTCAGGCCTGCTCGGGAACTTCGGTCAGGCCAATTACGGCGCGGCCAAGACCGGACTCGTGGGACTCACCCACGTCGCTGCTCTCGAAGGCGCACGGCACGGCATCTTGGCCAACGTCATCGCTCCGGGGGCCCGCACGCGCATGACCGAGGGGCTGCTGGGCGCGGAGATGGACGAGCTGCTCGCGCCGAACCAGGTCGCGGCGATGGCCGTCTACCTGGCATCACCTCAGTGCTCCCAGACGCATGAGATCTACTCCGCCGGCGGCGGGCGTTTCGCGCGGTACGTCGTCGGGGTGAACGAAGGCTGGTTCGCATCCGACCGTCCTGCCTCGCCCGACGATGTGCTGGAGAACCTCGCTCAGATCCGCGACCTCGACACTCTCCAGGTCCTCGACAGCGGTGCAGACGAGATGGCGGTGCTGCATCGGCTGGCCGTCACAGCCGGCGCACTTCCCGTGCGCGCCTGA
- a CDS encoding AMP-binding protein encodes MYDPASHALKTPDRPAIIMGGTGQQQTFAELDERSARLAQLFWAEGLRPGDHVAILMENHIRYIEVFWAAFRSGLYLTAINRYLTPREAGYIVDNCDAQVLITSSYKADVAEAIIPMTPKVRRRLMVDDAIAGYEAYEDAVMAYPADKLAEEPLGRTMLYSSGTTGQPKGVWRPLTGRTVQEGKPSLVPVYQQIYNMGPDTVYLSPAPIYHSAPLLFSTDSMALGATVVMMEKFDAEQALALIEKYKVTHAQFVATMFSRMLKLPQAVREKYDLSSLECVITGAAPCSVQIKEAMIDWFGPIINEYYAGTEDTGATLIDSHEALAHPGSVGRAAFGDTIHICGSDGEELPIGEVGRIYFETSDMVAGFQYYGEPDKTERSHHPEHPNWTALGDLGRIDEDGYLYLADRESFMIVAGGVNIYPQEVEDVLHLHPAVQDVAVFGVPNDDLGEEVKAIVQLVDPSQASEEMVAQLLAHCAENLARFKIPRSIDFLDDFPRSPTGKLFKAPLRDKFWADRDSRIL; translated from the coding sequence ATGTACGACCCCGCCTCCCACGCGCTGAAGACCCCCGATCGCCCGGCGATCATCATGGGCGGGACCGGGCAGCAACAGACGTTCGCCGAGCTCGACGAGCGCTCGGCCCGGCTTGCCCAGCTGTTCTGGGCCGAGGGCCTGCGGCCCGGCGATCATGTGGCGATCTTGATGGAGAACCACATCCGGTACATCGAGGTCTTCTGGGCCGCATTCCGCTCCGGCCTCTACCTCACAGCCATCAACCGCTACCTGACCCCGCGCGAGGCCGGCTACATCGTCGACAACTGCGACGCCCAGGTGCTGATCACCTCGTCGTACAAGGCCGATGTCGCCGAAGCCATCATTCCCATGACCCCGAAGGTGCGTCGGCGCCTCATGGTCGACGACGCCATCGCGGGCTACGAGGCCTACGAGGACGCCGTCATGGCCTACCCCGCCGACAAGCTCGCCGAGGAACCCCTCGGACGCACCATGCTCTACAGCTCGGGCACCACCGGCCAGCCGAAGGGGGTGTGGCGCCCGCTCACCGGGCGCACCGTGCAGGAGGGCAAGCCATCCCTGGTTCCGGTCTACCAGCAGATCTACAACATGGGCCCCGACACGGTGTACCTCTCGCCCGCGCCGATCTACCACTCGGCGCCACTTCTCTTCAGCACCGACTCGATGGCACTCGGCGCGACGGTGGTGATGATGGAGAAGTTCGACGCCGAACAGGCGCTCGCTCTCATCGAGAAGTACAAGGTCACCCATGCCCAGTTCGTGGCCACCATGTTCAGCCGCATGCTCAAGCTGCCGCAGGCGGTGCGCGAGAAGTACGACCTCTCCAGCCTCGAGTGCGTCATCACAGGCGCGGCGCCGTGCTCGGTCCAGATCAAGGAGGCGATGATCGACTGGTTCGGCCCGATCATCAACGAGTACTACGCCGGAACCGAGGACACCGGCGCTACGCTGATCGACTCCCACGAGGCACTCGCGCACCCGGGGTCCGTCGGCAGAGCCGCGTTCGGCGACACGATCCACATCTGCGGATCCGACGGCGAGGAGCTGCCGATCGGCGAGGTCGGACGCATCTACTTCGAGACCTCTGACATGGTTGCGGGCTTCCAGTACTACGGCGAGCCGGACAAGACGGAGCGGTCCCACCACCCCGAGCACCCGAACTGGACCGCGCTGGGCGACCTTGGCCGGATCGACGAGGACGGGTACCTCTACCTCGCCGACCGCGAGTCGTTCATGATCGTCGCCGGCGGCGTGAACATCTACCCGCAGGAGGTCGAGGACGTCCTGCACCTGCATCCTGCGGTTCAGGACGTGGCGGTCTTCGGCGTCCCGAACGATGATCTCGGCGAGGAGGTCAAGGCGATCGTCCAGCTGGTCGACCCGTCCCAGGCCAGCGAGGAGATGGTCGCGCAGCTACTCGCGCACTGCGCGGAGAACCTCGCCCGCTTCAAGATCCCCCGGTCGATCGACTTCCTCGACGACTTCCCGCGGTCTCCCACCGGGAAGCTGTTCAAGGCGCCGCTGCGCGACAAGTTCTGGGCCGACCGCGACTCCCGCATCCTCTGA
- a CDS encoding SDR family oxidoreductase: MTRRFEGKVVLVTGAASGQGAVEARLFAAEGATVVAADVAVEAGEALVADLSAAGRRAEFALLDVADEHQWEAVVADIEARHRRLDVLVNNAGVGDGRGIVDLSLTGWDRVLGIDLWGPVVGMRTVAPLMARGGGGSIVNISSIAGLTGYDHAAYTASKWALRGVTKTAASEFAEHGIRVNSVHPGAIMTPMVAGMPQEAIDSFVRLNANRRVGTPHEVAWAVLHLASDESSFTTGAELVIDGGFVPAGAGRALELASATAKEGA; this comes from the coding sequence GTGACCAGGCGCTTCGAGGGCAAGGTCGTGCTCGTCACGGGAGCCGCTAGCGGGCAGGGAGCGGTCGAGGCTCGCTTGTTCGCGGCCGAAGGTGCCACCGTGGTCGCCGCCGACGTCGCCGTCGAGGCCGGCGAAGCACTCGTCGCCGACCTCTCGGCGGCCGGACGCCGTGCGGAGTTCGCGTTGCTGGACGTCGCGGACGAGCATCAGTGGGAAGCCGTTGTCGCCGACATCGAGGCGCGCCACCGTCGGCTCGACGTCCTGGTCAACAACGCCGGTGTCGGTGACGGACGTGGGATCGTCGACCTGAGCTTGACCGGGTGGGACCGGGTGCTCGGGATCGACCTCTGGGGTCCGGTCGTGGGCATGCGGACGGTGGCGCCTCTGATGGCACGCGGCGGCGGTGGCTCGATCGTCAACATCTCCTCCATCGCTGGCCTCACCGGCTATGACCACGCCGCGTACACCGCGAGCAAGTGGGCATTGCGGGGAGTGACCAAGACGGCGGCATCCGAGTTCGCCGAGCACGGCATCCGCGTCAACTCCGTACATCCCGGCGCGATCATGACGCCGATGGTCGCCGGGATGCCGCAGGAGGCCATCGACAGCTTCGTCCGGCTCAACGCGAATCGACGCGTCGGCACCCCACACGAAGTGGCGTGGGCAGTGCTGCACCTCGCCTCCGACGAGTCGTCCTTCACCACCGGGGCGGAGCTCGTGATCGATGGCGGGTTCGTGCCTGCTGGGGCCGGCCGGGCCCTCGAGCTGGCCTCCGCGACCGCCAAGGAGGGCGCGTGA
- a CDS encoding VOC family protein, which produces MKLERMELVGLEVSDLDAAIVEFGELLDTEFVRIEFDGSVDIEELPADEPPHAMTTRMSMAMDKKGYLELLQSHPPTSRERVRNIHFKVDDIEAAIVEMRAKGYRLVQNIRIGSMREAVWGAREAHGLRMCMVQYDAPSMIEAMLQDPEHP; this is translated from the coding sequence ATGAAGCTGGAACGCATGGAACTCGTCGGGCTCGAGGTGTCGGACCTCGATGCGGCGATCGTTGAGTTCGGTGAGCTGCTCGACACCGAGTTCGTTCGCATCGAGTTCGACGGGAGCGTCGACATCGAGGAGCTACCCGCCGACGAGCCACCCCACGCGATGACCACGCGCATGAGCATGGCGATGGACAAGAAGGGGTACCTGGAACTGCTGCAGTCGCACCCGCCGACGTCGCGGGAGCGCGTCCGCAACATTCACTTCAAGGTCGACGACATCGAGGCCGCGATCGTGGAGATGAGGGCCAAGGGCTACCGGCTCGTGCAGAACATCCGCATCGGGAGCATGCGCGAAGCGGTCTGGGGCGCGCGCGAGGCCCATGGTCTGCGGATGTGCATGGTCCAGTACGACGCGCCCAGCATGATCGAGGCGATGCTTCAGGACCCTGAGCACCCCTAG
- a CDS encoding SDR family oxidoreductase, translating into MSHERLSLEGSVAVVTGAASGMGAEHVRMLTRRGARVVAVDVDADVGRVVAEAGDAAVAHVGDVSELSDWHAIRDLAVQLGGRLSVLVNNAGILGHRRIAMTEKSSWDRVLDVNLKGTWLGMKILAPAMRDAGGGSIVNVSSAAGLDQHPDVAYTASKWGVRGITKTGAQEFGRWGIRVNSIHPGYIDTAMTSSVPTEVTGAMLSLLPIARPGETRDVAELVAFLASDAAAFITGAEIAIDGGWTSGVQVTASRRPR; encoded by the coding sequence GTGAGTCACGAGCGACTGTCCCTGGAAGGCAGTGTCGCCGTCGTGACCGGTGCCGCGAGTGGCATGGGCGCCGAGCACGTCCGCATGCTGACACGCAGAGGCGCGCGTGTGGTCGCGGTCGATGTCGACGCGGACGTGGGCAGGGTCGTCGCAGAGGCCGGCGATGCCGCGGTCGCCCACGTGGGCGACGTCAGCGAGCTGAGCGACTGGCACGCGATCCGGGACCTCGCCGTGCAGCTGGGCGGACGCCTGTCGGTACTGGTCAACAACGCGGGGATCCTCGGACATCGACGCATCGCCATGACCGAGAAGAGCAGCTGGGACCGGGTGCTCGACGTCAATCTCAAAGGCACCTGGCTGGGGATGAAGATCCTGGCTCCAGCGATGCGAGACGCCGGCGGCGGTTCGATCGTCAACGTCTCGTCTGCGGCCGGTCTGGATCAGCACCCCGACGTCGCCTACACCGCGAGCAAGTGGGGTGTCCGTGGCATCACGAAGACGGGCGCGCAGGAGTTCGGCCGATGGGGCATCCGGGTCAACAGCATCCATCCTGGCTACATCGACACCGCCATGACCTCCTCCGTACCCACGGAGGTCACCGGCGCGATGCTCTCCTTGCTGCCGATCGCGCGCCCGGGCGAGACGCGCGATGTCGCCGAGCTGGTGGCCTTTCTCGCCTCGGACGCGGCTGCGTTCATCACCGGCGCCGAGATCGCCATCGATGGCGGCTGGACGTCGGGCGTCCAGGTCACGGCGAGCCGGCGCCCTCGCTGA